Part of the Desulfovibrio desulfuricans genome, CGGGCATCATCCTGTGCAGTATTGCGCAGCAGTTGCAGCTTGATCAGCTCGTTTTCAATGGCCAGGGCATCGGGCGGCACAGAGGCGCAAAACTGCTCCAGAGCGTCCTGTTCAAAGCGCAGGCCAAGCTCGTGCGAGCGTTGCAGCACATGCTTTTTGACCGCCCGTTCGTTCAGGCCGTCCTGCCGCCATATCCAGCCCTGCTGATCCGCAAAGGCCATGCAGCGCAGTTTGGCAATGTGCGCGGGAATCTTGGGCTGGCCTTTGTCCCAGGCCACTTCCATACAAAAAAAGGGCCAGCACTGTTCCGAGGGCCGGGCCAGCGCATGCGATACCTTTTTCCACACCGCTGCGGGCCACAGATTGGCCTGACGCACCACCAGCACACGCGGTGCGCCGAACAGGCCTTGCAGTGTAAGCTGCTCCCAGAAGCGCGGCGAGGGTTCCTCGTCGCCCCAGTAGACGTGCCTTTCCCACTGCCCGCTGGCGGGCGGAAAGGAAGAAAGCAGCTGCTCCATGCGCGCGCGCAGCAACTGCCCGTCCGGGCATACAAGAAAACTGAATCCGGGATGTACCGCGCTCATGATATTCCGTGGTTCTGAAAATTGATAAAAAAAAGACTGCCGTAGCAGCCTCGGAATAAAACCCGCCCGGAATAAATTCCGCCTTGGAATAAATCCCGTAAATCCAGGTTTGTCATCTGGTGAAACTGCCAACGCAGTCAGTATAGGTACAAAAGCGGGAACGGGGAAGGGGTATACAGGCGGAAGGGGCGTTTTTCATCTGCGAAAAACAGCCCCTTCCGCCATGATAATCAGTTAGTTGGCAACGATGTTGACCAGTTTGCCGGGGACCACCACCACCTTGCGCACGGTCAGGCCGTCAATGTGGCGCTGCACCGAGGAATCTGCCAGTGCGGCCTGTTCCATGGCGGCTTTGTCGGCGGCTGCGGGTATCTGCACCGTGCCGCGCAGCTTGCCGTTGACCTGAAGGGCCACGGTGAGCATGTCCTGAACGGTAGCGGCATCGTCCCATTTGGGCAGAAGTTCGCTGGCAAGCTGGGTGCCGTGCCCCAGATGCTGCCAGAGTTCTTCGCAAACATGGGGCGTGATGGGCGAAAGCAGCGTAAGCACGGAGGCCATGGCCGACGAGAATACGCGGCGGTCGCCTTCCGTGGCGCCAAGCTTTTCGCGCGAAAGATACATGGCGTTGACCAGTTCCATTACAGCGGCAATAGCCGTGTTGAACTGGAAGCGGTCGCCCATGTCTTCGCTGCATTTCTTGACCGTAAGGTGTTCGCGGCGGCGCAGGTCGCGGGCTTCCTCGCTCTGAGCGTCCTCAGCCGTGGACTGGCAGGCCTTGAGGGGCAGCAGACGGTCTTTTTCTTCATCAAAAAGACGCCACACGCGGCCAATAAAGCGCGACGCGCCTTCGATGCCAGAATCCGACCAGTCAAAGTCGCGTTCGGCCGGCGCGGCAAAGAGGCAGAACAAGCGCACCGTATCCGCGCCATACTTGGCGATCATGTCGGAAGGCGCAACAACGTTGCCCTTGGATTTGGACATCTTGCTGCCGTCTTTCAGCACCATGCCCTGGGTGAGCAGGTTGGCGAAAGGCTCGTTGAGTTCGGCAGGGAAAAAGCCCAGATCGCGCAGCACCTTGGTGAAAAAGCGCGAATAGAGCAGATGCAGGATGGCGTGTTCCACGCCGCCGATGTACTGGTCAACGGGCAGCCAGTACTTGAGGGCCTCCGTGTCAAAGGGGCCATCTTCCTTGCGGGCGCTGGTGTAGCGGGCGAAATACCACGAGGATTCCACAAAGGTATCCATTGTGTCGGTTTCGCGCCGGGCGGTCCCGCCGCACTTGGGGCAGGTGCACGAGGCAAATTCCGGCGTTTCCGGCAGGGGAGAGCGCCCGTCTTCGCGGATTTTCACGTCCATGGGCAGCAGCACGGGCAGGTTTTCTTCCTTTTCAGGCACCACGCCGCACTTGTCGCAGTAAATAACGGGGATGGGCGCGCCCCAGTAGCGCTGGCGCGAAATGTTCCAGTCGCGCAGGCGGAACTGAGTGGTGGCCTTGCCCTTGCCGTCCTTTTCCAGCGCCTGAGCCACGGCCTTTTTGCCGTCCTCATTGGCGGTGCCGTCAAAGGGGCCGGAATTAACCATGAAACCTTCAGCTGTATAAGCTTCGGTCAAGGTTTCAGGATCAATCTGCTCATCCTTGGGGCTGATGACCACGCGCAGGGGCAGGCCGTATTTGCGGGCAAACTCAAAATCGCGCTGGTCGTGCGCGGGCACGCCCATAACCGCGCCAGTGCCGTAATCAGCCAGAACGAAGTTGCCCAGCCACAGCGGCACGCGCTGCCCGGTAAAGGGATGCACGGCGTAGGCACCGGTGAAGATACCTTCTTTTTCCAGCGAATCGGACTGGCGGTCGATGCGGT contains:
- a CDS encoding DNA polymerase III subunit delta, producing MSAVHPGFSFLVCPDGQLLRARMEQLLSSFPPASGQWERHVYWGDEEPSPRFWEQLTLQGLFGAPRVLVVRQANLWPAAVWKKVSHALARPSEQCWPFFCMEVAWDKGQPKIPAHIAKLRCMAFADQQGWIWRQDGLNERAVKKHVLQRSHELGLRFEQDALEQFCASVPPDALAIENELIKLQLLRNTAQDDAREKSQADSHGADQVPDQGTITLAMTATASWNPECNVFDCIRHMEAGNLTAVWKELSRSQDGDSLLFSLLALLARELRLLWQLWAGEKVRVHPNEAAFKKQLATRLGPAVLAECMSTVMDAELQVKSGRRSPSQSLDYLAARMTDLFAAGRTRA
- the leuS gene encoding leucine--tRNA ligase, with the protein product MTHERYNPQAIEEKWQSRWQAENAFACTHKSNKPKYYVLEMFPYPSGNIHMGHVRNYAIGDVVARSKRMLGFNVLHPMGWDAFGLPAENAAIKNNTHPAKWTYANIDNMRAQLKRLGYSYDWDREIATCRPEYYRWEQMFFLRLLEKGLVYRKKAAQNWCPSCHTVLANEQVVDGLCWRCDSRVEQKDLTQWFLKITAYGDELLQDLQSLEGDWPDRVIAMQRNWIGKSTGAAITFGLENAALKAEGVTGIDVFTTRPDTLFGVTFMTLAPEHPLVEKLIEGYEKADEVRAFVDRIRNMDRIDRQSDSLEKEGIFTGAYAVHPFTGQRVPLWLGNFVLADYGTGAVMGVPAHDQRDFEFARKYGLPLRVVISPKDEQIDPETLTEAYTAEGFMVNSGPFDGTANEDGKKAVAQALEKDGKGKATTQFRLRDWNISRQRYWGAPIPVIYCDKCGVVPEKEENLPVLLPMDVKIREDGRSPLPETPEFASCTCPKCGGTARRETDTMDTFVESSWYFARYTSARKEDGPFDTEALKYWLPVDQYIGGVEHAILHLLYSRFFTKVLRDLGFFPAELNEPFANLLTQGMVLKDGSKMSKSKGNVVAPSDMIAKYGADTVRLFCLFAAPAERDFDWSDSGIEGASRFIGRVWRLFDEEKDRLLPLKACQSTAEDAQSEEARDLRRREHLTVKKCSEDMGDRFQFNTAIAAVMELVNAMYLSREKLGATEGDRRVFSSAMASVLTLLSPITPHVCEELWQHLGHGTQLASELLPKWDDAATVQDMLTVALQVNGKLRGTVQIPAAADKAAMEQAALADSSVQRHIDGLTVRKVVVVPGKLVNIVAN